TACATACTGTAGTTTATTTGAAAAAAGTGCTTaattaatttcactttttttttttgctgacaAAGGATATGTTGATTGAACTAAACATGAAGGTCTTCTAATTATGCAGGGGAGATAAAACAAACTAAAGTTTGCTTTCACATTCTCTGTGTTAATTTTGTTCATTAACTAGATTTCATGTTAATTTTGGAATGAAACTATACGTAGTAATACGGCCAGGCTCACACATTTATGGATCAATACTACTGCTTACTATGAAAATTAAATAAGGTTTCTGATATGTGATAACTTAAAACACTTTTTACCGTTCTGTCACGATTCAGAATTTAGACATGTATTATTCAATCTCCGTGAGCATAATTCAATTAGTTGGGACATcgtattatatatgcatgaatCAGGCTAAAATAAGTACTACTATGTATTactcaacataaaaaaaaaaacagtactGTTTCAATTTTACTATTTATCTACAAAAACTTTTAATAATTGGACCTGCATGTAAAAAACAAAAGTGAGTTCAGATTCACTTTTATGATCATGAAGAATTAAAGGAGGAAAATAGAAACTTTAAGAATGACATGTATATGATTGGCAAGAATTTCGGTGGTAATGGATGATGCATGtgatttttcctttttggttgATAGATATTTTACCAAAGAAAGACATTTTATCTATATCTCAACCATAGTATGTTATTGATTATGTTGACAGTTTAGATGATGTGTCTCTTGTCGGCAACAAGTCCTTTTCTATATTAGCAATGATCACAAAAGCCTTCCACTGATGATTCATGGTGCACCAGAAATCAAATACACTGTTTTTAACTTtagttctttctttttttccttcagATTGCAAGCTTATGTAAAGCACTAAAGCTCATGAAATAGTGAAGTATGACATCTAATAGAAGAGTTTCCATAAGtcattgtgttttttttttcttttttcgacAAGGCAAATATCGAGGGATTAATCTTTGACGTAGTTTTTTCCTGACCAATGTAATTAGGCGCGAAATATATCTATATGCTGATTTTACATGATTAATCTTTGATTGGAAGTCTTCTATCTTAATCACCTCCCTTTATCTGCAAGATTTGAGATAGAGATCTTACTTAAggaattcaaatcaaattttattcagATTAATATAGGATTTTAGTCATAAGAGTGCTGATTTTTAGGATCAGAGCTGGCCAGAGGCCCAAAACTACTAAAACAAGGGTTTTTAGATCTAAAACAATTACATAACAAAGAAAAATGCCTCAATCAAAATAGTTTGTGTTATTGTTAGTGGAAGGTTTTGAGTAATAGATGTTTAGTGGGCTGTCAAGCCTCAAAGAGTAATAGCCACACCAGAATAACTGATTGAATGGAGGAGgcccaaaatttcaaaattgtttGGTAATGGTCTAATGTTGTTTGGCTAATAAGTCAAATTTGGTtcaaactactttttttttcttttttttttgtcaaatagttcATCGAGGTCGGGTTGGGGCTCTGCGCTCTTTCTTTCTGTGTGGGACGATGTCAGGGAGAGAAGGGAATGCGTCGAGGCggcaaacaacaacaacataactAGATTTTTGCTTTTCCCTCATGAGCCCGACGAGTTAACCAACTACTACCCCGCTTCTTCCCcttctatttcttttctttcactATTCCCACCAAAGATAGGTCCCCGCTTAGAATTGAAAGTTGGGCATAACTCAACACtacaaaatcgacttgtaaagtgaggattgacTCGTACTTATAAAGCATTGTACATCTACCCGCATTGAATATTTTTCTAATGTTTCTGCCTATTGCCAACGTCTCAAGCAACCTTCCGATCAGTTGAAAAACGTTGGAGTGTCTGTCAGCAGTCATAGCTTAGTTGTGTAACTGGTTTTCGGTTACTTATAAAACTTTGTTCATGCCAACTCACATCCGATGTAGGACTTCTTAACGGTTCAAATGTAAGAATCTCACACATTTAATATGGAAAATGATGAATTATGAGTTTGATTTACGCTCCAGCACATTAAATATATCTGTAACTATTATATGAGATGCACTTACAATATGTCCAAACTACATATTTAATGTTGAACCATCGGCACATCCTATGTTTTAGTAGCTAATTGCTTCATAGTTTGAACTTAATGTTTGGAATATAACAATGTTGCATGTATTGCCTTTCCCCACCTTTATGTGGTATCAATCGAAGTTCTGTTAGggattcatatttcatattttgactGGATTACTCAATTttcaatctaaaaaaaaataaaaaattgaaaatatactGCTAAAATATGAATCGTCTGATCTTAATCCTTTGATTCATAAGCTTAACAATTATTTTCTAACTCTTAATATAGGATTTTTAAGAATTAGTAAGTCATAAAGTGGATTTGTTAGAGAATGTTGCATAAGCCATTATCCCATTCATAGTTTAGAGAAAAATCAAAAGTAGTTGAGAGCATTAGGCACaattaggtgtggtgtggtCACTTACAAGTGATGGAAGGAAATGCTTTCCAAAAAGTATTAAATTAAAGTAATGTACAAAACACCAAAGTGTTTAACAACCACAATCAAACAAACAAGCATGTCACCACTCAATACTCACCATAATCAAAACACTAACCAATCACATATAAACACTTTAATTGGTTCTTTATGATACTTATCTTCCTATTTTTATATACTTCTCATTGCAATCACTCATGCACTCTTTAACtaatttaaaaggaaaagttgttttattttttttacttttcctttttgtgtctaaaataaaaatgtgttttcaaaattaaaatatgatgaaACTAACTTAGAAGAAAGATTTTTTGGCAGGAGGTCTTCCAACTGCTCTCATAAGGTTAGCAATCTCAAGAACTCTAGCCACTTTAGTTCCTCTTTTTGCCTCAGCTGATGCTTTCCTCTCCTCTGCTTTTCTATGAGCTTTTGCTACCTTGTTTTGTGTTTTCTCCAATGCTCTTGCTCTTTTCTCCTCCAGCTTTCTCTGCACAATTTTTGTGGTTCATTATGAGCAAGAACTGTAATCATTTAGTGCtaacaaatttataaatgaTTGTGAATAAGTAATTTCAACTCTAACGAGGTCCCTGTGAACTTAGTTCAATTAGTATggacatcatattatatatgcagagacCGAAGTGAATAATTCTCTTTATAGGATAAAATAAGTAATTTCGACTCTTAATGAGAAAATCGACATTGATAATCTAACATAtctatgatttttatcatatatatatgtactAATGTACGTGACATTAAAGTTGTTTTCCTCGCCTAAACTCGAATATATTTTAACAAACAAATATTGGTTGTTACTTATTAGTTTGTTAGTGGATGAGAAAAATGTTAATAGCAGATATCGAACTCAGAACCTCTCATTAGTTGATCCTTcgaggaggaaaaaaaaaatttatcttctAAATGAAATTGTttactttaaaatttaaattataattgaGGTGTCTCTTGAAGATTTGATTCTAATTCAACTTTGTAATGGCTAATTGGCTATGTTTCATGTGTTGCCTTTACAATATTTTCTAGCAAATAGCAATGCATGCAAATGCCAGAGATAAAAAGGGTAGCTAGTTCAGTAAATTGTTTGTAAATTGTAAATTAAGTAATAAACAAAATGAAGAGATGATTAAGGGAATAAGACTTATTCTTATTCATATACTTTTACTAGCTAGTTTCCCCCATGCCCGGGGCAGGTTTCTCAACAACCAACAGAAAGTAATTCCTCACCTTTTATCTAccttttttatattgtaaatttACTTTTGATATACTATATTATACGTAAAATTTTACACTGTAAATCAATTACAACAATCATACGTATAACTTTAAAACGAAACTTTCTTACTCTAATAATTAGTACTAATGTAAAAATCCATCATTAAGAATAATGAAACAATCATTGCCCAAGTAACCCCAGCTAGCTAGGCAATCTTTATTGAACTGTgttatttaaacataaatttgGCCGACACGTATTTGACAATgtataaatataagagaaaatgagTGTGCACGTAAATCTATAAAGaacattatattatttaaaaaataaaaagatgtatatttatttggtttgtgtCTAGAATTTGCGTTGATATATTATTTCTCATCTTTATTAGTCACGTATCGATTGGATTAAAGTTGGTAGCAGATCATAAATCCTCTTATAGTCTTCATAGTAATCATCAACTCAAATAAGCATAATCAACCTACTAATTACGATTACGATTGTATTATTTGAATATCAAAATACTTACACAATATGTGTTTATCTCTAatgcaattttattttccacacacattttatttaaaaatgcacaaattaacacCTATTAATATATctgacaataatttttttggaaaagaacTCTAATAATCCGGAGTTCGGTCAGGAGACAAGTAAAATTTAATCAAGAAATTGTTCCATCCATAAATTGAACTCGGATTATTCCAAACGATTCATCCTTTGGTAAatctcattaaccacttgaacttAATGACTTAGTTATATTTGACAACAAATATCGATGTACTATTTGACAACAAAATTTTAACAACCTACATGGCTACATGCAAAAAACACCGTGAGAAATTAAAGAACAGAAAAAACCATTTATTAATTacctcaatttttttcatcCATGAAGTAGCTTTCTGAACCTGTTCACTCTCCCAACCATTAATAACAGCATCTTCTCTCTTAAACCTATTATTAATCTTAGCAACTTTAGCATTCTGCCAAGCTGAAATCTTTGCATCAACTTCCTCTTTCTTCACTCTATCAACCGACGCATGTTCTTCGCTTCCACCTTGACCACCAACACGAGTACGTCCACCACCATCGATATTTCGTCGGCTAGCAGAAGATGGAATAGGATCTAAAGGATTGTTATCTACAACAATAGCTAAAGGGTTTGTTTCTTCCATCATATGATCATCTTCTCTAATCCTCCCTAAGTTATTGTTGTTACTTGTTTCATATTCATGAGGACTTATGTTATTGTGATCAATAGTTGATCCTGCTAGAACAAGAGCATTGAATTCTCTGCTTATAGTTGTGAAGTTTTCGCTATCGGTGCTTGTAGTTGATAGCGAAGATGAACGATGGCTATGGCTGCTGCCGCTGCCGCGGTTGGTTTGTGGTTGAGGTGGTGGTGGAAGTCTAGGTGGTGTTAAGGCATGGATTTCTCTTATTTCAGTTATTTGTTCATCTTCTTGGTTTTCATGTGATACATGGCTAGTGGAAATATTTGGATTATTATTCAACATGGTAAGGAATTAATTGTGTGTAggaatatttgattttatgtgATTAATATTAATGGAGGTGAAGTTTGTTATGAAACAACATAGTTAAGAGATTTCATTCAATCATAGTATAAtgatagtgtgtgtgtgtgtgtgtgttttgagGTTGTTAGGGAATGGAAATGGTGGGAGGAGTCTAGACCACAAAATGAGAGAGATGGAAAAGGAGATTTAAAAGActctaaagaaataaaataaaaaaaataaaaagtctacATTATTATCATGTACTACTTAATAATTAAAGTATTGGCAGACTATGATTGATGTAAAAATCTCAAGATCTATTTTTATTTGAGGGAAGAATGTGAAAGGGgagaatttattattattattattattatttgcttGTTAGGCCCTTGATTTTTCATACTTTTGAGTTAGGATGACAAATTCACTTTCTTTAGCTTTGGAGCTTAGCTTGGTTATTATTATCTGCatgtcatttcattttttatacaaagaaaaaatttacttgaATTTGGTAATTTTGATGGCACGTTAGAGATGGCTGGTGCATGATAGGAAAagcctctatatatatatatatatatatatatatatatgagtagaaatataaatCCCcgtaaaaaatataagaaaataagcATACATACGTATTAATAAAACAGGAGGACCAAATGtaaaattaagtcaataatATAATTTCATagtagtataaaaaataatttcaaaaatatttaggAGGAAATGTGACCTCTGTTGGTCCGTTCTATCTCTGTCCTTGAACGTGGgcataaaaataatcaaaaccTTATTACACAATATGTAAttgataaaaagataaaataatgtgTAAAATTACTCAAAATCAACGGTTCTTAATTGACAATATATTTTGGACTCGATCTTTCTTGTGCTTTTATCAATCGAACAAACTTTTTATTCATCATAAGTCAAACTATTGATGTTTATTGCGAACTCTCATATATACTTTAATCATTGTGTCAATAATATAcgaaattaattattttaacgCACGATTTAGTCACATTTAAAACTCTTAAACCCATTTTAAAGGTGTACTCGAtaggagagaagaaaaaaaggaaaaaaaataaaaatacgaaAATTAATACATCTATTTGGACCGATTAGTTAAACATTGGTCATTTCACCGAGagatagggatggcaacgggcgcccatgggtgcgggtttgacacttaccaaactcacacccgaaatcatcacccaaacccgaactcaaacccaaaggctgttcgggtggcaaaacaacacccacgcccacacccattgggttcgggtttcttccacccaaacccaaacccgcagcacatttgaaaataatttgcaaatttaagaaattaaattccaatatagactttgaattaaattacaactaaaattaaggtcttcaaAGGAAATTCAAACggatagactttcaagaaattacaacatagactttcaagaaattaaattataactaaaatttaagatcttccaagaaaattgagggagactatgagggtaattaggtaattataaaatatttcgggtgggttatgggtttcgggtgtgggtttgactgataccaaacccacactcatattatcgggtgtcacccgaacccaaactcaaacccagtcaaatcagatttcgcccgttgacttggatttgggttcgggtgggtctctcgggtttgagtttttttctCATCCCTACCTAGAGATAGTACAagtctattgtgttgtgtgttaCTATTTTATTTCAACACTTCGAATTAACTACTATAATTTATCTCCAACTCTATCTCTCATAATGTCCCAACTCCCAAGGCATGTTAATTTGTTTATAACtttacttatttaaaaataatgagAAATATTAGTTAAGATTGTTGtgtcaatttaatattttaatgtgACACGTTCATATATGAATGGAATATTGAAATTGTTATCGGTTTATATTATGTGTTAGGTCTCTATCatttcacattatttttgttgataatgtCATTTATATATATCTTGTTTGCATACTCACCATACATTAGGTCACATTAATCTGCATAGTAATAAATCTTCTAAGCTAAATTTTATTATCATAAACGAGTTTAGAAAAATGAAGTGGGAGTGCAACAACAAAAACTGTACtagtattgatttttttattatttttttactcaaaaacaatTCATTCTAATTCATATGGAATACATCAATCGaatcattacaaattcaatttcgctaaaaactaataaggatgaaTATGCAAACAgactcacagcatccgagttaataacataaaacagtCTAATGTCTAAGACAAAACCTACAAATGATATGACAAACTTCAAATATCCGGAATAATCACATATCTGGATCTGCAACGTGATGctaaagtcattgaatctgTATCGAGGTTGGATTGAAACAAACCTACAAatctaaacaaaaacaaacaccgtaccaAAACGGGATAAACACCGTACTAAAACGGGACAAACaaaatacattattattataatacccaaaaaaaaaaagtacattattattattattttgtattgTTTCTGGTATTTTTCTTTGTCAGGTTAAACTACTATTGTGTCGGCTAGACTTTGTAATTGACCCAAACTACATACAAAAATGGACTGTTTAGGATCTTACACGTGTTATGTCCGACACTTGTATCCAAGTTGATCTTTG
This genomic interval from Trifolium pratense cultivar HEN17-A07 linkage group LG6, ARS_RC_1.1, whole genome shotgun sequence contains the following:
- the LOC123888352 gene encoding remorin 4.2-like, with translation MLNNNPNISTSHVSHENQEDEQITEIREIHALTPPRLPPPPQPQTNRGSGSSHSHRSSSLSTTSTDSENFTTISREFNALVLAGSTIDHNNISPHEYETSNNNNLGRIREDDHMMEETNPLAIVVDNNPLDPIPSSASRRNIDGGGRTRVGGQGGSEEHASVDRVKKEEVDAKISAWQNAKVAKINNRFKREDAVINGWESEQVQKATSWMKKIERKLEEKRARALEKTQNKVAKAHRKAEERKASAEAKRGTKVARVLEIANLMRAVGRPPAKKSFF